A single Anopheles arabiensis isolate DONGOLA chromosome 2, AaraD3, whole genome shotgun sequence DNA region contains:
- the LOC120896024 gene encoding ras-related protein Rab-7a has product MATRKKALLKVIVLGDSSVGKTSLMNQYVNKRFSNQYKATIGADFLTKEVVIDERVVTMQIWDTAGQERFQSLGVAFYRGADCCVLVYDTTAPNTFKNLESWRDEFLIQASPRDPDHFPFVVLGNKIDLENRAVSTKRAQQWCQTKNDIPYFETSAKEGINVDLAFQTIAKNAIAQETEVDLYNDFPDQIKLNTRDSRPRNGDNCSC; this is encoded by the exons ATGGCAACCAGGAAAAAAGCGCTTCTGAAGGTGATCGTGCTCGGCGACAGCAGCGTGGGCAAGACGTCGCTGATGAACCAGTACGTGAACAAGCGCTTCTCGAACCAGTACAAGGCGACGATCGGGGCCGACTTCCTCACGAAGGAGGTCGTGATCGATGAGCGGGTGGTAACGATGCAG ATCTGGGATACGGCTGGCCAGGAGCGGTTCCAGTCGCTCGGCGTAGCGTTCTACCGTGGGGCGGATTGCTGTGTGCTAGTGTACGATACGACCGCGCCCAACACGTTCAAAAATCTCGAATCGTGGAGGGATGAGTTTTTAATCCAAGCGAGCCCGCGCGATCCGGACCACTTCCCGTTCGTGGTGCTGGGTAACAAAATTGATTTGGAAAACCGAGCT GTGTCGACAAAGCGTGCTCAGCAGTGGTGCCAGACGAAGAACGACATACCGTACTTTGAGACATCCGCCAAGGAGGGCATTAACGTTGATCTAGCTTTCCAAACCATTGCCAAAAATGCAATAGCCCAAGAAACGGAG GTTGACCTGTACAACGATTTCCCCGATCAGATCAAACTGAACACACGGGACAGCCGGCCACGAAATGGGGACAACTGCTCGTGCTAA
- the LOC120896019 gene encoding uncharacterized protein LOC120896019, which translates to MEEAKLASLLSNVRKSNDKGAIYRNLVAIRANFVTSDGGIKLFTAQDGINVLVELLSKPYEKVIEVVLSILGNCCTKKECCKQAFECGILKPLISIISNIPNPSIQCRGCRLLGNLAQHEPISYKIARDNGNTAYALSTILNESDNKAVLIMVIRAIRQLWREKSLRTTLMEQGCIGKIAYLLVRYAQIDSETESPPDIKLSPTGSSSGGSSSSCNHDEEKVVLKHWHAPDRMVTKEKFNNIVRNMEHSQLCDIVGYQVIQNYRWKDRPDFRLPESDETGKLFESALKCLQMITTTVVQQVIEEIYGEAGAGLHCLVYLCGETSPFRALSLKVVSNLAANPDAIDRLTECGVIKMAADLIMYANLDESEKRYCINMMCLLTKEACNRGHIRRSGALQSFMKIAKQSHEKREQAMILYALYQYRFDSLSNEILLSNGLVSFLVRILNGIIADREVAHIRHDEEESERVSHASVFSKRRATFAKAGKMRRSDLLFHYKSGNGYHQKQQQQQQQQLLLLQQPHHTAAKQSKLDPYCSAPESPDSGSSGYASTSYGTVRSPSTSVGSSPPRLPEDEAFEDDTEVYSPVCSDHEQEDESSGGSGEPTGEQMPASEAREQNEQAEEEEEADPVVDGAEETNDFDMVAYLIEDSSNAKWLDAAEELEDDSTGLKATKTTTSHHAEDCIDDNEMFKIELEIATAKTFERYPMQPTLTLLWSVSKSFPAMEFVQADTLETLLKICKHAKKPRGRAFQTLANILKHVNHFLPLLKQDFVFRLHEMKTPYPAHGARCWSCDEMRTACNDLMALFGSVGETGYGQGEIAHILRTGERDLKLRVAIIVLFVVRDTRLLHKLLFDMKVLEMVMDFILDEGTNGQQQQQQQQHRLNGIACSAITRLAQNLSIVGEEEDTGTPSEKLEEKEFDNTVTICDESATSVDEKVTFRVRSSPTAPPEAVLVSKALLVEGSEVFRRMFEADHFIESKNNEVHLHEPISADGLRYFFYLVRLQTLNKLTGMAPPPKVIEASLDALSLAQKYLLPTVEKPVMNIIKTLLNDDCVLNVFEWSLKNYNQELLVASTYYFLYSDISGAAKCKLYRAANRSCYRDEWRRLLTETILYRVQPNAEL; encoded by the exons ATGGAGGAAGCCAAACTGGCCAGCTTGCTGAGCAACGTACGAAAGTCGAACGACAAAGGCGCAATCTACCGCAATTTGGTCGCGATACGGGCGAACTTTGTGACGAGCGATGGGGGAATCAAGCTGTTCACGGCCCAGGACGGTATCAACGTGCTGGTCGAGCTGCTCAGCAAACCGTACGAAAAGGTGATCGAGGTGGTGCTGAGCATACTGGGGAACTGCTGCACCAAGAAGGAATGCTGCAAGCAG GCGTTCGAATGCGGAATACTGAAACCGTTGATATCGATCATTTCCAACATTCCGAACCCGAGCATCCAGTGCCGGGGCTGCCGGCTGCTGGGCAATTTGGCCCAGCACGAACCCATCAGCTACAAGATTGCCCGGGACAATGGGAACACGGCGTACGCGCTCAGCACCATCCTGAACGAGTCGGACAACAAGGCGGTGCTGATAATGGTGATCCGTGCCATTCGGCAGCTGTGGCGTGAAAAGTCGCTCCGCACCACGCTGATGGAGCAGGGATGCATCGGGAAGATAGCGTACCTGCTGGTGCGCTATGCACAGATCGATTCGGAAACGGAATCGCCCCCGGACATAAAGCTCTCGCCCACcgggagcagcagcggcggcagcagcagcagctgcaaccaCGACGAGGAGAAGGTCGTCCTGAAGCACTGGCACGCCCCGGACCGGATGGTGACGAAGGAAAAGTTCAACAACATCGTGCGCAACATGGAGCACAGCCAGCTGTGCGATATCGTCGGGTACCAGGTGATACAGAACTATCGCTGGAAGGATCGGCCCGACTTCCGGCTGCCTGAGTCGGACGAAACGGGCAAGCTGTTTGAGAGTGCGCTCAAGTGCTTGCAGATGATCACGACCACGGTCGTGCAGCAGGTCATTGAGGAGATCTACGGGGAGGCCGGGGCCGGGTTGCACTGTCTCGTGTACCTGTGCGGCGAGACGAGCCCGTTCCGGGCACTGTCGCTGAAGGTGGTCTCCAACCTGGCCGCCAATCCGGACGCAATCGATCGGCTGACGGAGTGTGGTGTAATCAAAATGGCCGCCGATCTGATCATGTACGCGAATCTGG ATGAGTCGGAGAAGCGGTACTGCATCAACATGATGTGTCTGCTCACGAAGGAAGCCTGCAACCGGGGGCACATCCGGCGCAGCGGCGCACTGCAGTCGTTCATGAAGATCGCCAAGCAGTCGCACGAAAAGCGCGAGCAGGCGATGATACTGTACGCCCTCTACCAGTACCGGTTCGACAGCTTGAGCAACGAGATACTGCTCAGCAACGGGCTGGTGAGCTTTCTCGTGCGCATCCTGAACGGTATCATTGCGGACAGGGAGGTCGCACACATACGCCACGACGAGGAGGAAAGCGAGCGGGTCTCGCACGCGAGCGTGTTCAGCAAGCGCCGTGCGACCTTCGCCAAGGCAGGCAAAATGCGTCGCAGTGATTTGCTGTTCCACTACAAGTCGGGAAATGGGTACCAtcagaagcagcaacagcagcagcagcagcagctgctgctgctgcagcaaccaCATCACACGGCAGCGAAGCAATCGAAGCTGGATCCGTACTGCTCAGCACCGGAATCGCCCGACAGTGGCAGCAGTGGGTATGCGAGCACCAGCTACGGAACCGTGCGAAGTCCTTCCACGAGCGTTGGATCTAGCCCGCCGCGCCTGCCGGAAGATGAAGCGTTCGAGGACGATACGGAAGTTTACTCGCCCGTGTGCAGCGATCACGAGCAGGAGGATGAGTCGAGTGGGGGCAGTGGCGAGCCAACGGGTGAACAAATGCCTGCCAGCGAGGCAAGGGAGCAAAACGAACAAgcggaggaggaagaggaagctGACCCCGTGGTGGACGGTGCGGAAGAGACGAACGATTTCGACATGGTCGCGTACCTCATCGAGGACAGCTCGAACGCCAAGTGGCTGGATGCGGCCGAAGAGCTGGAGGACGACAGCACGGGATTGAAGGCGACgaaaaccaccaccagccaccaCGCGGAGGACTGCATCGATGATAATGAAATGTTCAAGATCGAGCTCGAAATCGCCACGGCCAAAACGTTCGAACGGTACCCGATGCAGCCTACGCTCACGCTGCTCTGGTCCGTCTCGAAGTCCTTTCCCGCGATGGAGTTCGTGCAGGCAGACACGCTCGAAACGCTGCTGAAGATATGCAAGCACGCGAAGAAGCCGCGCGGCCGCGCGTTCCAAACGCTCGCCAACATACTGAAGCACGTGAACCACTTTCTGCCGCTGCTGAAGCAGGACTTTGTGTTTCGGCTGCACGAGATGAAAACGCCGTACCCGGCGCACGGTGCGCGGTGCTGGAGCTGCGACGAGATGCGCACGGCCTGCAACGATCTGATGGCGCTGTTCGGTTCGGTCGGCGAGACCGGGTACGGGCAGGGCGAGATTGCGCACATCCTGCGGACGGGCGAGCGCGACCTGAAGCTGCGCGTCGCGATCATCGTGCTGTTTGTGGTGCGCGATACGCGCCTGCTGCACAAGCTGCTGTTCGACATGAAGGTGCTCGAGATGGTGATGGACTTTATACTGGACGAAGGTACcaacgggcagcagcagcagcagcagcagcagcacaggtTAAATGGCATTGCCTGCAGCGCTATAACGCGGCTGGCACAAAACCTGTCGATCGTgggcgaggaggaggacacCGGCACGCCGAGCGAGAAGCTGGAGGAGAAAGAGTTCGACAACACGGTCACGATCTGCGACGAGTCGGCCACCAGCGTGGACGAGAAGGTAACGTTCCGGGTGCGCAGCAGCCCGACAGCGCCGCCGGAAGCGGTGCTGGTCAGCAAAGCGCTGCTGGTCGAGGGCAGCGAAGTGTTTCGCCGCATGTTCGAGGCGGACCACTTCATCGAGTCGAAAAACAACGAGGTGCACCTGCACGAACCGATCAGTGCCGATGGGCTGCGGTACTTTTTCTACCTCGTGCGGCTGCAAACGCTCAACAAGCTGACCGGGATGGCGCCGCCGCCGAAGGTGATCGAGGCCAGCCTGGACGCGCTCAGCCTGGCGCAGAAGTACCTGCTGCCGACGGTGGAGAAACCGGTGATGAACATCATCAAGACGCTGCTGAACGATGACTGCGTGCTGAACGTGTTCGAGTGGTCGCTGAAAAACTACAACCAGGAGCTGCTGGTCGCCTCGACCTACTACTTCCTCTACTCGGACATTAGCGGGGCGGCAAAGTGCAAGCTTTACCGGGCGGCCAACCGGTCCTGCTATCGGGACGAATGGCGACGGCTACTTACCGAGACCATCCTGTACCGGGTGCAGCCGAACGCGGAGCTTTAA